In a single window of the Flavivirga spongiicola genome:
- a CDS encoding TonB-dependent receptor domain-containing protein, with amino-acid sequence MKLILTVFIIICSLQMMSQKRTSFVYDNTALNDVIIELEKEFNIKLSFNSELIENQFVTFQSDDALLETALNIIEEQTNIKFIRISERYYIIKHQNPIDLTATQKLKEIVVNEYLTSGICKKGDGSVVLSPRNLGILPGLTEPDILQSLQLFPGIQSPSETASGLYVRGGTPDQNLILWDGIKMYNSGHFFDMISAFNPYITEEVKFYTGGTKAKYGSRVSSVIDISSSNKIPQKIKGGLGFNMTHADLYVKAPISKKIAIIASARRSFSDIFKSITFKNMSKRVFQNTKFTDGKKAYNVNDINILNEFFYFLDYTTKVIVKPNDNDEITFSNLFTRNKLNNEFSGIFSQYITDNIEIYNKGFSVLWDHNYNHTFSHAFQAYYSNFDLDYSGSSYDENEEVTIYETTKKNIVYDFGIFFNTNWKINKTNELAIGYQLSSNKIRYQLDFGNQIKNGEFKMETFQDRDSNTNHAFYTDYQYKNSNKLILNAGLRANYMSSFNKFFFEPRLHLKAQIAPHLKFKTSAEILHQEVSQIVEFETKDFGLENQIWVLADGINIPILKSSQLTTGFSFSKDGWDIDIDGYVKRVNGLTSLTRGFDNKENEDFFRGKSDVLGLDILIKKKINDYRTWLSYSCINNKFAFNQINEGNPFPGNFDIKHHFRWTHSYSWNNFNVSLGWNVRTGTPYTKALHVLQDEGGLNVNYSKTNSNRLPSYNRLDLSASYKFNLSVKEKWKAKIGVSILNITDNHNLLRRSYKEFNFVEEGLTNTVFQEINRFSLGITPNLSFRVKF; translated from the coding sequence ATGAAATTAATATTAACTGTTTTTATTATTATATGTTCGTTACAAATGATGTCCCAAAAGAGAACCTCATTTGTTTATGATAATACGGCTTTAAATGATGTGATTATTGAACTTGAAAAAGAGTTTAATATTAAATTATCTTTTAATTCAGAATTAATTGAAAATCAATTCGTAACTTTTCAAAGTGATGACGCATTGTTAGAAACAGCGTTAAATATTATAGAAGAGCAAACAAATATTAAGTTTATTAGAATATCAGAGCGTTATTATATTATAAAGCATCAAAATCCAATAGATTTAACAGCTACTCAAAAACTTAAAGAGATTGTTGTTAATGAATATCTTACTTCTGGAATTTGTAAAAAAGGAGATGGTTCTGTAGTATTATCACCAAGAAACCTGGGAATTCTTCCAGGGCTAACCGAGCCAGATATATTACAGAGTTTACAATTATTTCCCGGAATTCAAAGCCCATCAGAAACAGCATCAGGACTTTATGTAAGAGGAGGGACTCCCGATCAAAACTTAATTCTTTGGGATGGCATAAAGATGTATAATTCAGGTCATTTTTTTGATATGATTTCGGCTTTTAATCCATATATAACAGAAGAAGTTAAGTTCTATACAGGAGGCACAAAAGCGAAGTATGGAAGTAGGGTCTCTAGTGTTATAGACATCTCATCATCTAATAAAATACCACAAAAAATTAAAGGTGGTTTAGGTTTTAATATGACCCATGCAGATCTCTATGTTAAAGCACCTATAAGTAAAAAAATAGCAATAATTGCATCTGCAAGAAGATCATTTTCAGATATTTTTAAATCAATTACATTTAAGAATATGTCTAAAAGAGTTTTTCAAAACACAAAATTTACTGACGGAAAGAAAGCTTATAATGTAAATGATATTAATATCCTAAACGAGTTTTTTTATTTTTTAGACTACACAACTAAAGTCATTGTAAAACCAAATGATAATGATGAGATTACTTTTAGTAACCTGTTTACAAGAAATAAATTAAATAATGAATTTTCAGGTATATTCAGTCAATATATAACTGATAATATAGAAATATATAATAAAGGCTTTAGTGTTTTATGGGACCATAATTACAATCATACTTTTTCACATGCCTTTCAAGCTTATTATTCTAATTTTGATTTAGATTATAGCGGGTCGTCTTATGATGAAAATGAAGAAGTGACTATATATGAAACGACAAAAAAGAATATCGTTTATGATTTTGGAATATTTTTTAATACAAATTGGAAGATTAATAAAACAAATGAGTTAGCGATTGGTTACCAATTATCATCAAATAAAATCCGATATCAATTAGATTTTGGGAATCAGATTAAAAACGGTGAGTTTAAAATGGAAACTTTTCAAGATAGAGACTCGAATACTAACCATGCGTTTTATACAGATTATCAATATAAAAACAGTAATAAGTTAATTCTTAATGCGGGGTTGAGAGCTAATTATATGTCTTCTTTCAATAAGTTCTTTTTTGAGCCAAGGCTGCATTTAAAAGCTCAAATAGCACCTCATTTAAAATTTAAAACTTCTGCAGAAATACTACATCAAGAAGTTAGCCAAATAGTGGAGTTTGAAACAAAAGATTTTGGGTTAGAAAATCAAATTTGGGTTTTAGCAGATGGTATAAACATTCCGATATTAAAAAGTTCTCAATTAACTACTGGATTTTCATTTAGTAAGGATGGGTGGGATATAGATATAGATGGTTATGTAAAAAGAGTAAATGGTCTAACATCATTAACTAGAGGATTTGATAATAAAGAAAATGAAGATTTTTTTCGAGGGAAAAGTGATGTTTTAGGTTTAGATATATTAATAAAAAAGAAGATTAACGATTATAGAACCTGGTTAAGCTATTCCTGTATAAATAATAAATTTGCTTTTAACCAAATTAATGAAGGGAACCCATTTCCTGGGAATTTTGATATAAAACATCATTTTAGATGGACTCATTCATATTCGTGGAATAATTTTAATGTTTCTTTAGGCTGGAATGTAAGAACGGGAACCCCCTACACTAAGGCTTTGCATGTTTTACAGGATGAAGGCGGTTTGAATGTTAATTACTCCAAAACGAATAGCAATCGATTGCCCAGTTATAATCGATTGGATTTGTCTGCATCTTATAAATTTAACCTCTCTGTAAAAGAGAAATGGAAAGCTAAAATAGGGGTGTCTATATTAAATATTACTGATAACCATAATCTTTTAAGAAGATCGTATAAAGAATTTAATTTTGTTGAAGAAGGCTTAACAAATACTGTATTTCAAGAAATTAATAGATTCTCATTAGGAATTACTCCAAATCTCTCATTTAGAGTGAAGTTTTAG